The DNA region AGCAATTGTAGAAATCCCTTAATCGACGTCATGGGGTTTCTGATTTCGTGAGCGATGCCGGCTGCCATTCTTGCGATTAGGTCGAGACGGTCAAAGTTGCTGATGATATCCGAATGCTCCAGATTACAATCAGCCGTGATAAAAGAAAAATGGTGATTGCTGACCACATCCACAAGTTCGTGGATGCTGCATTTATCAAGCTGATAGATGCACAGGGCGATCATATTCAGCCCGCCGATCCGTTTGTGAACCTCCGCTTCGTACTCCATAAACTTTTTCCAGTACCGCTTCTTAAGCCACGTGGTGTTTCCACATACTCTAATGCCGTCGTATCCTTGGGACAGGGCCCCCTCCACCTTGCCAATCCAGGAATCCAAGACGGTTTTGTTGTCGAAATCGCCGTATTTCAGGTACCACTCCGAGTGCGAGATAACTTCTATCCGGCCCCGGTTGTGGTAAGACGCAAACCCCGGAATTGCACTGTCCAATGCCTTTACTGCCTCATAGGTCCCGATGGGGTCTGAAGTGACCCAAAGACAAAACTCGTTATTCTCCAAGCCGGTTCTTAAGTAGGGAACCACCAGATTAACCAAATCGTGTTTGGTGCCAAAAAAGCCGGCAATGTGGGTGCCCCAGGGAACATCGTTGATATAATTTATGCCGGTCTTTCTCAGGTCTGCAGACGTATCAGCCGGTTTCATATATGTATCGTCCCTTCAGAATCTGTAATTAACCGCCTGTGCTTACCCCTACCGCGCCATCCCGGAGACCGGTGTCCACAAGCTGCTCCATACCGGTCGCAGGCTTCTGCAATACCCTGTCGTTCCATGTCGAAGTCCCCCTTTAAAGCGAAAACCGCTGCTCGACCGGCAGCGGGTATTCATGTCTCACCCTTTTAACCTTTCGACAACGAACAAGTTTATCCTGCAAACCATGAACACAAATGCTCAAGAGCTACGAAACAAGTACCGTGTCCTGGCTACGCTGCTGGGGTGGGTGCCGCCCCGGTAGGGTCGGCTGTCGGCGGCGAGCCGGCAGATGACCTCCCGCATGTGGGCCGACCTGCCCAGTTCATCGAGAATCTCCGTGAGGGCCGGCTCCAGAATCCTCAGCGCCTGGGCATAAGCCTGCCTCAGCAAGGTCAGTGTCAAATCCCTGCCGCCCGTTTGCAGGAGAAGATGGTAGGCCTCGTTACACAGCAGCATGGTGTCGTAGGGATGGCCGCCGGTGAGTTCCACCAGTTCGCGCACCACGTTCTCGTCGGCCTTTATCCCCTGGCCGGCGTATTTCTCGACGATATACGCCAACCAGGCTCCCGCCGGGGGTGTCATGGCCTCGCTTGCAGGAATGAAGAAGAGACCTGTCGAACACTGCCAATCAGCGCTACCGAAAGCCAGGGGAACAAATGTACGCCGAAGAAAAGCAAGACATTGGCGCTGAGAGAAGGGACCCTTCGTCCAGACGTGAGCCAGAACCCGAGTCCGATAGGCCGGCATTCCGTTTGATCGACCCGAAGTTCCGTCACAACACCGGCCCATACCTGTTGCAGTGCGGCTTGGCCGCAGCCACGATCGTGGTCATCCTGCTCTTTCTCGACGTCATTTCCCACACGGCCATCATCGCCACCCTGGGCGCGAGCGCCTTCATCGTCTTCACCATGCCCCGGCAGTACTGCTCGCGGCCCCGGCCCTTTCTCGGCGGGTACCTGGTCGGGATGACCGTAGGCTGCCTGTGCTGCCTGCTGTCCCACGCCCAGTTCCTCAACCCGCTCCTGCTCACACCGAGAACGTCCTCCATCGTTTTCGGCGCTCTGGCCGTGGGCGCCGCCATCCTGCTGATGACCATCACGAACACCGAACACCCGCCGGCCACCGGCATGGCCCTCGGGCTCGTGCTGAACGAGTGGGACTACCAGACGCTCATCTTCATCCTGCTTGCCATCCTCTTCATGGCCGGCGTGCGGCATCTGCTTAAATCCAAGATGATCAACCTGATGTAGGCTGGAGAGGCGCGCCGCTTGCAAGCGGCAGTTGCCGACCCCGCGCAGCCTAAAAACGGGGACACCATACCAAATTCCCGCCCGCCTGTTCAAAAGAAATTAAGGCGAGTTTGGTGTCCCCGCCTGGGCCAGGCGCCGCTGGAAATGGAGGACGAAGAAGCCGCCGCCGTCAACGCCCGGCTCTTTGATGGACGCTATCTTACCCGCATTCGCGGGTTCAGGGAATCACGTCAATGTTTCTTACGCCAGTTGATGATCCCGCTGACGAGCAGCCAGAAGGCTCCGCCCACCAGCAGATAGACAACGATGGCGGTGAAAACGCCGGGGTTCCAGCGGTGCATCACCATCGGCCCGATCAGGAGGGCGAAACAAACGGCGACTCCCAGCTTGAAGAAGCCTTCCATCCGGCCGAACATCAGGACCTCGCCGTTATTTTCCATCTGATTCCTGGCGAACAAATACTGGGTAAGCTTATAGAGCACCCACGTTGCCAGGATCACCAGGCCGTAAACATACATCAGATTATCATCCTCGTAATACCCAATCCCCAGGATGTAGGCCGGTACGGTCAGCCGTTGCCCAATCTCCCATAGAAGGTTGACAAGCTCGTTGGTGTATAAATGGAAGACCGCATCCATATTGAAAGCGATCAAGGCGGTAATCCCCACGGGGAAGAACAGGAAGATCAGGGCCAGCAGCCCGTTCCCCAATGTGGTACCGCTCATACTGGAGATAAACATGGTGAAGGCAAAGACGAAGCCCAGGACCAGCACGTTGCGCAAGGCCCATTCCCAGACGCGTGCCGGATCGAAAGGAACGATACCGGGGTTAACAGCAATGAGTACAGTCATGATGAGGGCGTTCAGGACAAACACCGCCAGCAGCAGTCCAAAACCAAACAAGAACTTGTTATAGATCACCTCTCGGCGGGAATAGGGCATGGCCAGCAGCAGATCGAAGGTCTTACGGTCCCGCTCCTGGCCCACCATCACCGCCGCCAGCGCGATCACGAAGAGAACGGAGCCGAGAGCTTCAAAGGCCCTGTTAAACCATACCAGGTCGGCCGTCGTGAAATGCAGATAAGCGCCGCCGGATGCGGATATGTCCCGTGCGGCCATCTCCCTGAAAAGCATTATCTCATTGAAGAGCGTGTAACTGCTTATATAGGTGATGAAGCCGACGAAGAAGGCGGTGATCGTCGAAGTGTTCATCCATTCTTTCCATAGCAGGGTCTTGTTAGGCCACAACGCCGTGAAACTCATAGCCGAGTCCTCCCATCCTGTAGATGAAGATGTCCTCCAGGGACAGGTCGATGTCTTCCAGCAAGAGGGGTTGATAGTTTAGCAACTCCGCCTTGATCCCGTCAATGTTTTCCTTGACCACGATCGAGTATACCCGTCCCTGCCGCTCAACCTTGAGGATCTCCGGCCGTTTCAGGAATTCCTCGGGAAAATCAACGTTAAAGGCAGCCTGAATCCTCCTGATGTTCTTCTTCATCTGTTCTAAGCTTTCGTCAAACAGCACGCGGCCCTCGTGGAGAATACCGATATGGTCGCAGGTCCGCTCCAGCTCATTGAGCTGGTGGGTGGCAATAAGAATGGTGGTCCCGTTCCCGGCCACTTCATCCATCAGGATGTTCAGCACCTGACGGCGCAGCACGGGGTCCAATCCCGAAGTCGGCTCATCGAGCACCAGTACCGCGGGCATCAGGGACAGGTTCAGCAATACGGCCAGCTGCGTGCGCATCCCCTTCGACAGCTTGGCCACCTTTTGACCTTCCGGCAAATGGAAGACCCGGCTAAGCTCCGTGAAACGCTCCTCGCTCCAATGCGGGTAAGTCCGGCGGTAGAGCCGGATCATGTCCTTGACCCGGAAACCGGGGTAATAATGCTGGTAATCGGCGACGTACCCCACCCGGGACTTGACCGCGGGGTCCCGGTGGACATCGCGCCCGTCAATCAGGACCCGCCCGCCGCTCGGCAGCAAAATACCCATGATCGTCTTGATCAGCGTGGTCTTGCCCGCGCCGTTGGGGCCTATCAAGCCGAATATGCTCCCACGCTCGATATGGAGGTTAATGTTCTGGAGAGCCTGAAACTCCCCGTAGCTCTTGTGCAAGTTCTCGATTTGGATCACCGGTCGCCCTCCCCTATCGCCAGTTCTTCCAGCAACTGATCCATCATTTCAGTGATCTTTCGCTTATCCAGCCCCAGGTAGTGGGCTTCGATCAGGACCTTGCGTAAGTCATCCCGCAGGATACCCAACCTCTCGGGATCCTCACGGGGTTTGTAGTGCATGCTCACATAAGTCCCTTTGCCCCTGAGGTTTTCAATGATCTTCTGCCGTTCCAGCTCCTGATAGGACTTCTGCACGGTGTTCGGGTTGATGGTCAGTTGTACGGACAGCTCGCGCACAGACGGCAGCTTATCTCCCGGCTGTAAAACACCCCTCAGGATCGCCGCTTTGATCTCCTGGACCAACTGCTGGTAGATGGGCGTGCTGCTGCGCTGGTCGATCTTGATCACGGCATTACCTTCCCCCTGTGTGACATGTGTACTAGTTAAACTAGTACACTTAGCACAGATTCAATTTATCACTTTTTCCTGCGCTGTGTCAAGGATGTTTTCATCTGTTTCTCGGGGGGAAAGTCAGCGGTCAGCCGTTTACGGCAAAGCCTTCATGAAACATCACCATACCGCTGTGAAATTACGGGGACACCATACTAAATTTCCGCCCTGTATGGTGTCCCTCTAACTCTCCGATGGGTCACCGCCTTCCTTCCGGGCCAAGCGCCGCTGGAAATAAAGGAAGACCGGCAGGGGAATGACAATCCACCCGAGGCTCTTGATCAGGGAGTTCTTCGCTCTGCCCACCTGTTCTTCGCGGTGCATCTTAACGGCGGTCTCGTACCGGGCCTTGATTTCGGCGTCCGTGTAAGTCCGGCCGGGCTCCTGCAGCTTCTGAGTCTTGAAGTCCTCGATGGTCTGGTAGTACGGTCTCGGGGCCACGATGTCCGCCAGCGCCATGAACGCCCCGACGCTCCCGCCGATGGCCATCATCAGCGTGGCGAACAACACCAGGTAGACGTAGACGCTCTTGACGATGTTCTCTCCTCCTCCCCCGGCAGAGACTCCCTGCCTGATTCCCGCTCCCACAGCCACTAGAACGACCGCTGCAACGGCCAGCACCGTCAGAGGAAAAAGCAAAGCAGTCATTTCTTACCCTCACCTTGTTTAATAAGCAAAACCGCCAGACCGCGGCAATTGTGCCATTATAATGCGGCGCACAGGCAGAGGCCGCCCCCGTTGACGCCCGGCTTTTTAATAATCCCCTGGGAGACCGCGGGATCTATGATCCTCCTTCAGGCTGCTTGCTAACATTTTCCTGCAAGAGGACAGGACTGGGTTGGATTGCTGTCGAATTCTATCAGAAGACTGTCATCAGGGGGTATGTATGTGCGCAAAGCCCATTTTCAATCAGGGGAAAGAACGGATGCAGCATACGTGTTCTCTGCTCCCGGGCAAAAGGAGGATGGCGCCTCTTGCCCAGTATCCGGAGCCTGGGGGTGGTGGCGCAAGCCATGGTTCCGCGGCCGGTAACCCTTTCCATCTCACCCCCTTTATGATAGCATGGCGTCGTAGACCACCCGGGGGAGGTCCGTCCCGTGGAGAAGGTTCTGCAACAAATCCTAGCTGAGCTGAAGGAGCTGCGCCAGGGCCAGGAGGCCCAAGCTAAAGAACTTGAAGCTCTCAGATTGAGCCTCCTCCGCTTTGAAAACAACGCCTA from Thermoanaerobacterales bacterium includes:
- a CDS encoding MEDS domain-containing protein, producing MKPADTSADLRKTGINYINDVPWGTHIAGFFGTKHDLVNLVVPYLRTGLENNEFCLWVTSDPIGTYEAVKALDSAIPGFASYHNRGRIEVISHSEWYLKYGDFDNKTVLDSWIGKVEGALSQGYDGIRVCGNTTWLKKRYWKKFMEYEAEVHKRIGGLNMIALCIYQLDKCSIHELVDVVSNHHFSFITADCNLEHSDIISNFDRLDLIARMAAGIAHEIRNPMTSIKGFLQLLQEKEDLQRYNNYFSLVIEEVERANSIIREFLSLARDKNTFLRQENINTILLRLLPLLQADALKENKRIALDLGEVPEVLLNSKDMRQVILNLSRNGLDAMPPGGTLTVRTYANDHEAVLEVQDEGTGISPDNLERIGTPFFSTKEQGTGLGLATCYRIMEKHNAIMDFRTGPTGTTFYIRFKPFRESSSLSPAEPAAPRKGRPALNAQGVLAAAGGEDSEHEVVQPRTASG
- a CDS encoding ABC transporter permease subunit — translated: MSFTALWPNKTLLWKEWMNTSTITAFFVGFITYISSYTLFNEIMLFREMAARDISASGGAYLHFTTADLVWFNRAFEALGSVLFVIALAAVMVGQERDRKTFDLLLAMPYSRREVIYNKFLFGFGLLLAVFVLNALIMTVLIAVNPGIVPFDPARVWEWALRNVLVLGFVFAFTMFISSMSGTTLGNGLLALIFLFFPVGITALIAFNMDAVFHLYTNELVNLLWEIGQRLTVPAYILGIGYYEDDNLMYVYGLVILATWVLYKLTQYLFARNQMENNGEVLMFGRMEGFFKLGVAVCFALLIGPMVMHRWNPGVFTAIVVYLLVGGAFWLLVSGIINWRKKH
- a CDS encoding ABC transporter ATP-binding protein: MIQIENLHKSYGEFQALQNINLHIERGSIFGLIGPNGAGKTTLIKTIMGILLPSGGRVLIDGRDVHRDPAVKSRVGYVADYQHYYPGFRVKDMIRLYRRTYPHWSEERFTELSRVFHLPEGQKVAKLSKGMRTQLAVLLNLSLMPAVLVLDEPTSGLDPVLRRQVLNILMDEVAGNGTTILIATHQLNELERTCDHIGILHEGRVLFDESLEQMKKNIRRIQAAFNVDFPEEFLKRPEILKVERQGRVYSIVVKENIDGIKAELLNYQPLLLEDIDLSLEDIFIYRMGGLGYEFHGVVA
- a CDS encoding GntR family transcriptional regulator gives rise to the protein MIKIDQRSSTPIYQQLVQEIKAAILRGVLQPGDKLPSVRELSVQLTINPNTVQKSYQELERQKIIENLRGKGTYVSMHYKPREDPERLGILRDDLRKVLIEAHYLGLDKRKITEMMDQLLEELAIGEGDR
- a CDS encoding HPP family protein — its product is MIDPKFRHNTGPYLLQCGLAAATIVVILLFLDVISHTAIIATLGASAFIVFTMPRQYCSRPRPFLGGYLVGMTVGCLCCLLSHAQFLNPLLLTPRTSSIVFGALAVGAAILLMTITNTEHPPATGMALGLVLNEWDYQTLIFILLAILFMAGVRHLLKSKMINLM